AAGAAAATTCCTAGACAACTAAAGTGCAGGAAAAAGTAAAAGAGATGTTGATACTGTTTGGATAAGCAGGAATTGATGTTTTCTGGGTTTTCACTCTGTGACCATGGCTTCTTGCTTCTTCTtttggtttgttttttttttttttaacttggtAATGTGATTGATAAAATTAACCAATCTGCACATACTGTGAAATTGTTGTTCGGTAATCTAGTTCGATGGAGCATACCATGAGAATGTGGTAGCGTGTTAGATCAAGTATTTTCTTTGGGAAAGTAGTGACTATATTAAATGTTTATGAAGAAGGATGCCAGTTATTTTATTCCAGCATGAGCAGCACATCTTCCTCCCCGTACCCTAACTTTTGTGTATTAAAGTTAACCACTCACTATTACCTaatgtttatttttctttgttctctgcttcttttttgtttaattcTAATCATACAGAGCTTTTATCTTCCATGCAGCGGCCAGTGAAGTTCCAACAGCACCTCTCCCACAAATCCGAGAGCATGTGACAAACCATTGCATTAACATTCTATACTCTTATCGTAAATTCTGTGCTACTGTCTCATCCTCTGGACAGCTTATTCTTGCTGAGGCACTTAAGCTTCTTCCTCTTTACACACTGGGTATGTGTTGCACTGCTTTTAGCCAAGCCTTTCATTTCCCAATTATTTGATGGAGCCGATCTATCCATACagtttattattcaattttactcttttctggAATTTGCTGCTTTTATTTCTGATATCTTAATTAAAATGTCCATGTTCCACATTTTACTGCTATTCCAGTTGGAGGACCAATTAGTCATCTTTGTGTTAGTCCATTATATACAATTGTAGCTAACGGCTATGGCAGCGACTGACGATTCACTTGTGGTTCAACATAGTGAAGAAAGCAGTCTCAAGAAAGTCTGCATAGATGAATGATCACCCTGTTTTTGTTATCTAACGGATAGTTGGATGTGTGCTTAGCTACACAGTCATGTTGAAtgagttttttgttttgttttgttgcaTCTTGCAATGCCGACTATAGTTCCTTTTTGCTGCTGTAAAACCTTGTTCTTGAAAGAAGTGCATGTTGTGCAAAAGATAATGTTAAATGGATCTACTCACACAAGTCTTCCTGATGATTTCAGCTCTGATTAAAAGCACGGGATTGCAAACTGATGAACCGATTGATACTAGGTCCTTCTGGATTAATTATGTTTCCCCACTGTCTGTTTCATTGGCTATCCCTTGGGTGCACCCTAGATTGATAGCCATTCATGAACTCAATACAAAGGTAGGGGTTATTCGCAGTCAAGTTCACTGGTAATTCATTCTTGATCCATTTCAATATTTATTCCTTACCTTTCACTTTTTGTCTCTGAACTTGCAGGAGAACGAGGAATCTCTTATTCCTCATCCTATTCCACTTTCCAGTGAACATATCAATGACAACGGTATCTATCTTCTAGAGAATGGCGAGGACTGTTTAATTTATGTTGGTAACTCTGCAGATCCTAGTGTTATGCATCAACTGCTTGGCATTTCGTCTGTTGAACAAGTTCCTGCACAGGTGATTTGGCGTGTCTTCTCTCTTTAGATGTAAAAACActgccaaatttgacatattgCCTCTGCTTTTTCTGTAGTTTGTTCTGCAGCAGCATGACAATCCACTCTCTAAGAAGCTCAACGATATCATTAATGAAATTAGACGCCAAAGATGTAACTATCTCCGGTATGATGTTTCTTTTTTGCTGCCCTTCTTTTCACTCCTGTTGTCTTAGCTGCTATGTTGCTCGTACTCTTAAAAATGTCGCTAGGTCCATCTCAGTTACTTGTAAATCAAAATGGCCATTCATTTGATTAGTATGTTATCACTTTGTATGTCGTATTTCTaatatgtgtttttattttgaTCTTGGCAGCTTAAGACTATGCAAAAAGGGAGATTCATCAGGTTTGTAATACATCAACCCATCTTTATACCTTCTCCCGccgcaaaaaaaaaacataaaaaagaggaaacaaacaaaaagaaacacTTCTAAAGGGGAAATGGGTTGAATTACCGTATTATGTGGATGATCTACATAGATATCGATGCttttaaatcaatattttttgcaCTCTCCTATTCTTGGATGCATAATACTTCATACTCGATCATACAATAACATAAAACAAACTCAGCCATCTGCAGTAACTCACTTTTTTATCATCACGATACCTAAGGAGGGATATCGTTTACCCTCATAAAGCTGAGATGATCATTTCCTTTGCTACATTCATATCGATCATTGATTTTGTGTGGCATATCCTTTTGCCTGAGCATCAACTTGACGTAATTCTTTTGAACAACCAACTTCAAGATGATCATCTATACCAAAAGTTGTACAGATTAAAACACAGATGTGTTTGAGTAACTTTGTCGATTGTTCTTCTTTGGTATTCTTGTACTGTTTTCTTACATGCTTGTAAATTCTGTACTCAGGTATGTTGTTTTTCTCCAACATGGTAGAAGACAAGGCATCCATTGGACTTTCGTATGTCGAGTTTCTGGTACATATCCATCGACATGTTCAAAGCAAAATGGCTTGAGAAAATTTTCCAGTTTTTGTTCATAAATTTTGATCATATAGAGAAAAGGTGTTACATGGAAACATTGTACAGATATTTTGTGGACATATTAAAAATGTTCATCAACACTTTCTTGCCAAAACAAGTGcttatttatcttgtttttttattttctgagTTTCTCATCTGTTGTTCGGTATCTGCATTGAGGCGTTGACTAATCCATTTGTATCGTGTAAGCCCTTTTAAGACAGAAGCACTCCCTATTAGGGTGGTTTCTATGTTCAGAGTACTAATTGGTATTCAAATACGTAACTGtttatttacaaaatcaattttAGTAGACTATGAAATTGAATGATGAGAAATGTtaagatgaaattgatgaaaatgtttGAGAATAACTTTGGTAGATAAATATAACCTCATGAACACTATATTCTTGCAATAATTGTATTCCACTTTTGCTAAACATATAAATGTAGAAACAactttaaagtaaaaaaagtgAGAATGCATATGAATTAGTCAATGGTCAAATGATTCATATAAAATCTACATCATGTTACACATGGTGTCAAAGTCAGaactttgaaatataaatataaaagagtATATATACACAATCTTAAGAGgatacaatatatattatagCGTATTACATAACTTTTAACTTACTCAATTGATATCTCCGCCCTTTAATTCTGAGTGTGTACATataaatacttaaatttgtatatgaTTGAATAACTAGACGCACACGTTTTTAGTGCGTACGTGATAATTTGTTGTCCTACATGGTGACCTACGTGCATTATGCAACATAAGACTTGTGTGTCTACTAGtataaatttaagtgtctacttgtgcacatccaaagttggAGGTCATTAATTAACTCTGTCGTTGCTTGCCGCCCCAAAATGATTCCGAAAATAAAATTTCCGATTCAAATTTCAACGGAGACAACAATATATTACTATATgtgatacttttttttcttctgttcGAGTTTTGATAGATAAAGCAACTCGATCCACACAATTAGTCGAGATACACGTAAACCGAGGCAGACATCATAAAGCTAAATGCATGTGAATCCTTCATTAGCCGTTACaccaaatattttgtatattttcactttttatttccCAAACGGTCTTATAATCAACCTCAGATTTCAAATAATATGACCGTTTACaccccacccccccccccccccccgcgcCCCATCTATACAAACAcctatatatacaaaattcataTGTATTACTCCTCAATTCACTTCTTTTACATCAAATTATCCCAAAATCTCcacaaaaaatcatcaaaattacaaaatttgtttaaaaaaaaaatcaagaaaatgggATTCAACAATTATTACTCAGATTCAACTGAACCCCATTACCACAAAACACACAAAATCTTCCTTTTTTGTAACTACATTCTTCTTGGTGCATCCTCTAGCTGCATTTTCTTAACTCTCTCCCTCCGATTAATCCCGTCTCTCTACGGATTCTTATTCATCCTCCTCCACATCCTCACTATAGGTGGCGCAGTTTTTGGCTGCGCCACTGTGTCAGCATCCTCATCTGAGGGTGCTGGCAATAAAGGGTACGGAGCACACATGGTGTCCTCCGTACTCACAGCAATTTTCCAAGGCTCTGTTTTCGTGCTGATATTCACGAAAACAGGGGATTTCTTTGGAAAATTGAATTCGTATGTTAGAGAAGAAGATGGTGTTATGATTTTGAGATTAGCTGGTGGATTATGTGCTTTGATTTTTTGTCTTGAATGGATTGCTCTTACACTTgcatttttcttgaaatattatGCTTATGTTGAAGGAAATAATGGGAATCTTGCAATGAAGAATAGAGGTAAAGTTTAAGATGAAGAAGATGTCAAGAATTGGCCATGGCCAATTCAAGtttaagtagaaaaaaatgGCTATTTTTTGCAAATGTGAAATtctattttattagttaatttattgatttaatttgatttgttgtTGTAATTTGATTGGATCTTGACTTTGGAAGgtctattttatattaatatatatatgtgtactTTGTATAATGAAGAAAGTGGTTATTTTTGCAAATGTGAGCTTctatttatatttgttaattCATTGATTTAATTTGGGTTGTTGTTGTAATTTGATTAGATTTTGACTTTGGAAGGTT
The DNA window shown above is from Solanum stenotomum isolate F172 chromosome 6, ASM1918654v1, whole genome shotgun sequence and carries:
- the LOC125867675 gene encoding uncharacterized protein LOC125867675, which encodes MGFNNYYSDSTEPHYHKTHKIFLFCNYILLGASSSCIFLTLSLRLIPSLYGFLFILLHILTIGGAVFGCATVSASSSEGAGNKGYGAHMVSSVLTAIFQGSVFVLIFTKTGDFFGKLNSYVREEDGVMILRLAGGLCALIFCLEWIALTLAFFLKYYAYVEGNNGNLAMKNRGKV